ATTGTcaaattaaatagatttaaatgcaaaaaatattaatacgcAAATTTTCTTTGTATTGCAACATTGGAAAAAAGAATACAATGACATGCagttttacataaaattaaaaataaatcattaatgCCTATGCATTTGTGCCTAAATTTCTTCAATCACATCGTGCTGTAGACGATTGTGGGCTTCTTTTTGGCGCATATCAACAAATGCCAAAAGAAGCCCGGCGTATCCGTGGGGGACACCCTGACGGTGGGACTCGCTAGCGACACCGTGGCTTGGTCCTGCAATGTGTTCAATGGGGACGTTGATGGCGTCTTCACCTTTATTCTCCATTATCATGCTATGCAATACGATAGCAGCGTAGATGATACCAGTGATATCATCTTCGTAGAAAAACCGCGTCGGACCTTTGACCAATGCCCAACGCGAtgcccgctccacatcctttcTTGCCGCCTCTTGCCGTTGGGCAAATTAAGTCCTTTTCTGCTTAGTTGGAAAACTGATCGTCTTCACGAAAATGGGCCAAATTGGGTATATGCCGTCCGCCAAGTAATACCCCATATGATACTGGTGCCGTTGGCGGTGAAGTCAACCAAGGGGCCTATTCCCTGGCATTGGTCATTGAACAGAGACGAGGACTGTAGGACATTTAGGTCGTTATTCGACCCGGCCACACCGAAgtacgcatgccaaatccatagccgCTGGTCGGCAACAGCTTCCAGAATGATGGTTGGCTATGTGCCCTTGAACCCGGTCgtaaattggcctctccaAGCGGTCGGACAGTCCTTCCAagccaatgcatacaatctacgCTTCCCAGCATATCCGGGAAGCCGTTCACCCTCCCGTGCAAATTGAGCAGGAACTGGCAATCTTGTGCAGTCGGCTTCCGCAGATAGGTGGGACCGAAAGTTTGAATCACACCTTTACAAAACTTCGTCATACAATCGCGACCAGTAATGCCGGCGACGTGAAGAtattcgtcgaacatgtcgACACATCCTATTCCTCCGTATGCCAACTGCCTAATTGCAGTTGTGCACTTCTGCAGTGGTGACAGTCCAGGTTTGTTGGTAGTGTCCCAACGCTGCTGGAAGTCTGGGTAACGCACTGACAACCCGTTAACGATGCGCAAGAATAACTCTTTTCGCATTTGGAAACGCCGACGGAAAACCGTCGGGCCCCATCTTGGGTCCTCGACAAAGTAATCCGCGTACAAGCTGTTGTGAGCCTTAGTGTGATCACGGTCGTCTGATTGACGGCGCCGGATTGGCCTTGGAACCGCCTCCTGGTTCACTTCTTCACGACTTCGTGCCGCCCTTGCAAGCACGCGTTGCACCACTCGATTTATGACTTCGTCGCCGGAATCGCTACCGGAAGACATTGATATTGtactagagagagaaagtatattgaagtaaaatgagagaagataagATGTTGGTGTgggaaatgtaaagaatatgATATGGTATTTATACtagaaaaaatgtaataaacaaaaaaaatattcccttcgtcccactcaagatggccacattcttgagtggcacgggattttaggaagtgttgttaggtggaataaagtagagaggaaaaaggtagttgaatattttaatgaggagagaggagGTTATTTCTAAAACTGGAAagtggtcatcttgattgagacaaacaaaaaaggaaaggtgACCATTTTgaatgggacgaagggagtacaacAAAAGGGAATAGGCCGATGATCGGCCCATCCTCCACAATGGATGACCGATCATCGCCTCACTTCATCGGCTATGGCCGATGTATCGACCCTTGGGATAGGGCGGTTGATCAGCCATCTTCCTGCAATGGTTGGCCGATGGGGCCGATAGGGAGGGCCTCTCTATCGGCCAACCATTGCTAATGCTCTTAATgagaaattttataaagtaaaagagaaggagaaaaagtaagtaaagtaagaaaggtatggagaaaaagtaggtaaagtatgaaaaagaggagaaaaagtgggtaaagTATAGGaaagagttgaaaaagttggtaaaGTACGAAAGAGAGAGTTTCCATTTATagaaatgagattattttttgtggatattccaaaatggcaaaacaagattattttttatgtacatcccaaaatgacaaaacggGAATTTCCATGTTTGAATTCTCTAATGTAAGTGATACTTGCGACAgattttaggaaaataatcttgtttttagtaagcttaaatataattaggacTTGGACTCGAAAAcaacactaaaaatccacctaaTAAGCCCATCGGGCTACAAAGGCccaccaatatttttttatgttcttgTAGAATCTCTTTGGGCCTTTGGTGACCGCAGTCCTACcgtcaatattatattttcttgcGCTGAAAGATAActcaaattcttttttttttttttctttttcttaatatttcatattttctccTCCGCTGccattttcctctttcttgTGCAAAAAAATAGCAGAAGgaaaaaattcacaaactacaacaataataatggaTCCTGCGAGGACTATACCATTGGAAGGCCGCACCGATGATTTGCTGCGATTTGGGATCCACGGCGTCAAGAGCGATATCATCGAACCACATCCTCTTCAGTCTGCCCGTCGCTCTGTAATGTTTCAACAATTTACAAACACTCTCTCTATTTGTCTCTTGATTTGTGACTTTGCTGTTGAATTTATGTTTGGTATTGAACAGGCGAAGCAAACGCAAGatgagatgaagaagaaaatccTGTCGAATACTTACGGAGCAGCATTTCCGATGAAGATGGAGATGGATCGTCAGATTCTCTCCAAGTTTGTGCTTCTCTAGCTCTCTACTCTTTCTCTCACTGCACACTtgttctctctctccccctctTAATTTTGCTTGTATTGTAGTATAAGGAACTTTAGGGGCTAGGGTTTTTAGTTTGGCAGAAAATTGGTTTTTAATTTCGCAGCTTTTTATACGTTTGAATCTAGTAATGTCAAAGTTTCTTTCCATACTAAATTTCAAGTGATGTCTTCTTTCAAATAGTAACTTGTTTGATTCTGCTATAATGTTTCCGTTCATTTGTTCCTGGTCCTTTTCTATTGCTAAAATGTCTGAAAGTGCAATATTCTGCATAAATGGTATGCAGAACTAGATTCTCTAATATTTGTATGAATGACCTTATTCTGATACTATTTGTTTGAAGACTGGTTAAAAGAGTTAGTCATAACTGTCATATACTGATTTGATGATTATTTACTTTTGGTCTTCAGCTAGTTATATGTGCTACTGAAGTTTTCATTTCTTCAATTATGCACCTGcctttgtaaataaaatttgctGAGTATATCTTCTTTCATATACGTATATAGATTCATGGAATGTGGTAATGTGTCCTGGAGCTGATTGACAAGCTATGATAATAACCTATAATGACGCTGGTGATATTGCTACCAATACCATATGCGGGTTGTAACATTAGGTTGAAAGTTAGAAGAAATAGTACTCAATGGTGCATTTTGTTTTAGGGAGTGATATTGTTTCTTGCCATGACTTATGATATCCTGGGTCCtcaaataatatactcctacaTAAAGATTCTTCTGTTTGTTCATGTACAATTTcgttttcttttcctttatgTGAAATTTTGTGTATGTTTGTTTCCTTTTACTAATAGTGTTGTTGAAATCCGTTCCATGTGCTGAATCTTGGAAGAAGATAGTTTGAAATTCATAAATGTTTAATATCCCTCATATGATGAGATAAAGATCTCTCGGGATGTTATTGTTACAATTTAGCCTTGCACGAATTCTCCGCAATTTATTACTAAtgcaatcaattttttctGCACAGATTTCAAAGGCCTCCTGGTGCAGTACCTTCATCGTTTGTAGGTCTAGAGGCCTTCACTGGAACGATGGAAGAGTTTGGTTTTGAAGATTATCTTAATGGTAAGGAAGTGCTGAGAGAATTTTCTATTCAAATTACTGAACGTTTCCCATTTAACTTTTCATCAATTTGACATTGGGTCCCAAGGACTATAAATAAACAAAGGTAATACCTTTGATCTTATAgcattatttgaaaatcttaaaaactataaaaacttGCTGCTGGGATTATTTCAGTTGGCAACTAGCAATGAAAAGCACTATAGTGAACCATATAATTGTTTGAATATAGTAACCAATACATGTAGTCCTTAACCATAAGGTTAAAGTTCTGAGTTTGAAGTTCATTCTCATGAATGGCAAGTCAATACCTATTGCTGAAGTTATGTCTGctgtattttttatgtttcctGCTGTCTCTGTGTTTCAATTCATACACTTACTGGTACTTTGCAGTTTAAGTACAAAACAGATTTCTGAACTGTCACTCTGTCAGTCGAGTCTTGAGATAATCATGGTTTAATTGATTTGTTCATGATGCTACCTGAAAAATGTTTGTGTTATGGTTCTGATTGTCTTTCCGGATCCTTGCTCAACTTTTATGTATCGTTTCAGATCCCAGGGAATCTGAATCATTCCGTCCAGTTGACATGCATCATGGTATGGAAGTTCGTCTTGGTCTGTCTAAAGGACCACCATGCCCCAGTTTCATGTAAAGTACCAGTCGAATCGATTTGAgggccttttttttttcaggtgTATTGATTCTAACATAAACTTTGTCCCCTTAAAAAGGCTCAAAATAGGCTCTCATTTTCTTCTGATGCGAGTCATCGTACTTGTATACCTGGAGCTTGCTTTCTTTATGACTTAATTTCCTACTATCGGAATTCGTCATTGGCTATGAGTATCATATgttctttccatttttgtttaCTGCTTTTCTTGTGAATGTGTATGCCAAATCAAGTGCAAACCCGAACATCCTTCTCACCTCTTCTCACcctcatatatttatatagatattttcaaatacttcctctgtcccgAGGAAGATGACCACTTCAATGGGTTGTGAGATTTTGtgtagtttaattttgtgtgataggtggaaataataaagtagagataagaGAGTGTCTACTTTTAGTAATGGATCATCATGGGTGAGACAAACTGAAAAGATTAGTGAATCATCTTCAGTGGGATAGAGGGTGTATATATAACAATGTACATTAAGGGACCGTTTGGTAGCTATGTTACAGCTAGATAAAGGGAGTAATTTGGGTTTGTTTGTATGTTTGGTAGCTATCTTACCAATCGGCGTAGCCCGTGTTTAGTATCTGGCCTGCACAAAGTCTACTGAAAAGCTTATGTTTCAATCATATTTGTAACTATCCATTGTCCATgttacatactccctccgtctgccgttaggagtcccggtcaatTATGctcactcgttttataaaaatgataataaatactccattcgtcccattagatatgcaacatttgattTACGGCataggattttatgtagtgttgtttcgtgagtaaatgaagagagagtaaagtaagagagaagaaaaagtagagagagtattgtttccatttttagaaacgtttcatttttaatgggacagaccaaaaaggaaaacgtttcatttctaatgggacagagagagtagttaaagtggagaaatgataaagtaagatagagaataatgttgtGAAGAGTCTTTttaacattattctctctcttactctaccatttctccactttaactatttattatcatttttataaaacgagtgcccaaaagtgaccgggactcctaatggcggacggagggagtatttggtATATCTAGTTAATTTTAGCTAAACACATTTTTACCCATCAATTTTTCTCACCCTAAACAAAACATGAACATGCCTCcatatttcttcttctcaaaATCGCTACAGAGAGCTCTTCTTTCACCCTCTAAATCTGCCTCCCTCTCAAAATCACTCTTATGTAAAATTTTGCCCTACCCATTATGATTTCCTGGCTACCCTGTATGTAgtgtttttacttttcttgGCTGGCTGTGGATGATTCGAGATCAGCTTTGACCTTGGGGTAATCAAATTCATTTCTCAATGGTTCACACTTTTCAGGTTGGCCCCATCTAGAAGAACCAAGAGAATGGTAAGAAATGAGACTTCATATGTAAAAGAAATTACCCTCCATCACGGGGCGGACGtataaatttatgttgtaaaattcaattttaaaatttgaaaaaataattattctatgttttattataatagGAGCTTTTGAACAACGATTAAcacaaaatactaaaaatttagtgataatataaaacttaaaaataaatattttaattgaacaaAATACTAACAAATTTGGTgataatatacaaataaaaataagtaaatattttaattgaccAAGGGCTGAACCCCCATATTGGGTATATGTAACTCTGCTATTGCACTTCATAACCGAAAGGTTATTAGAGCATTTCCAACAGTTTCCCTAAAAtttcccttatttctccctaactcctgccacatcagtgCCACATCAACACCATAATTTATCTCCAGTTTTTAGCTAACgtttagccaactgctccaatggtttctcccttatttctccctaattcaacatttcatttttacatcatcactaatttaattgttttatttttgtatataataaagctagctaatttaatttataagacaaaataaataagtaataaagttcgttgtattaaacacgggtaaacattacaacgacgaaaattaataaaaaaaatagtacaggaatggaaaaaaaaattcaaagtaaaaaaattcaagggcggtGGGCGCGGTTTCTATTTGCCCACAATTCTTCGATCATATCGTGTTGTAGTGCTCGATGGGCCTCCTTCTGGTGTATGTCCATGAACGCCTTGAACCGTTCATGTTCGTTACACCCCGGCAGGCGGACTCGGACTCGGTTGAGACACCGTGACTCGATGAAGAGaaggtgtgtatttataggggggaaattaaaaacaaaaaaaacaaaaaatatatttatcgccgaattatcgcccacagtggtcggcgataatccggcgatttttcgccggttGGCGATAAAACGGGaggaaaaatcgccgaattatcgccgacctCTCCCATTGGTCGGCGATAACTCGGCGATAGACGGCGAAAAAACGCCGATTTTTAGCCGGCAcaattgggagtgctcttatgCATCCacaaaaaagttttaaaaagtatAACTGCAAATGTACAAACAACAATGTAATAAAatctttcttttcattttacttagcacctttttttatttcttctctttcaatgAGAGATATGAAGCATTTTTCTATTGGgtatgagatttaagaaattaatgtaTTAAAGGTTAAAgcgaagagagtaaagtaagagagaaaataaagtaagagaaagtaaacTACTATGAGAGAAGATAAAGTTTATgtcataaatagaaatgactcaactacatTGGGACAACCCAGAAAAGTATACGACTCAACTATCTTGGGATGGAAGGGTATatagaatgaaaatattgaaaaaaaatggtgaaacGTGTTTAGGCATGTTTAATGCCTAAAATGGAGCATGCATGCTTTTTTCCACAATTAGGGAATCCACAATGCATCGATTGGGTTCTATTTTGGAGGGACGAGACACATGCATTACACGTTGAAAGTGTCCCGTCCCCATCTTCTATCGAAGCCAAGGGACAGAGAGCAGTTGTCCCTATATGTCCAAGGCCTAGACCCAATTGTTTTGCAAAATCCATAGCATTGATGGCCGAGCCGACTAGGGCTGGGTATTCGGTTtgtcggttctcggttaactgagaaccgaaccgaaaatgTCGATtttcggttaaccgagaaccgaaaaTAACAATTACGGTTTGGGTCCGGTCAGGAGCCCCACATTGATGTCGGTTATCGGTTCAAACCGAGATTAACCGAACTGAAAACCGATTAATTTAAGTCCACCTAAATTGTAGACTCATATTTATATGGGTTATGAGCCACATATGTATATACCAAAGCCCAAAGGCCCAGATGAAAAATTTCACAAAGGAAGAGGCTTATTTTATATAACAATGTTTTGTATTCTTATTATATTGTCAaagtcgatgtgggatatTTTAAGATACATAAGTGATTTTGTGGgtttatgcaattttcttaaatGCATGTTTTTAATGAAGGTGGACAGAAGGTGAggcataatttaaattaaaatttaaataatacaaatagATTAACATGATTGttttatagtttataaattgatttttatttaattttatgagatGTTGGCAAATAGTTTCAGCCTTGCttgttaatttctttttcatttttgaatttccttttctattttcttagAATAATATTTCCACAAAATCCTTAATCCTagattctataaatataagccGAGATTAATAGattacaattattaaatatttttagaagtTTCTATATGGAGTAGCTATTAAATaactagtatatataataaataatatataataaataatttagccAACATATTTACAACTATGAGTAAAGTTTCGTGGACTACATTGTACATAAGaaataattagattatatgcaataaatttgtaaataagtATAGAGAATGATAAggataaaagataaaaaaaaatatgttgattGTCCCACATCGTTCTATCAACAGAGAAAGGAGAGAATAGACtattataaaaagaagaaaatagaacAAGGATTTACCAATAATTCGTCAATGCATTGATTGGCTGTATCCTACTTCAAATCTCATGGAACAacataattaagtaaaaattttCAGTAATTTTCGGTTCCATCGGTTAATGGTTAACCGTTCGGTTCTAACCGAACTAACCGACTACATGTCGGTGCCGGTTTCGGTTTTTGGTTGGGTACCGAAATATTGTTGGTTAACCGACTTGCCGGTTCGGTTAGTAACCGAACCGACCGAATCCCAGCGCTAATGTCTCTATACCACCAACATGCAGCTTAAGGCTCGGACTCAGGTTCACTCAGCTACGGGCCCATCCAAGCCAAGCTCCGAACCTATCATGTATATGGATTTTCCCGCACATTAATACTCGCTTACTTAACCGAGTGTAGAAAAAGGGAAAGTATACAACACTTtcttcttctatatatatagatgagaGAGTGAAGGGAAATTTCAGATGAGAACCATCTAATCCATGGATATGTATTGACCCAATTTTTTGATTTAACATCTCATACTTTAGATTCTTGAATGGATAGGTAAAAATTCTATCTTGGAACCGATTGAATGTTCATCTAGCTCTACACTTTTCTGGGTCTCCTTCTGATTACATAATTGAGGCAAAAATAGCATctttatatgtgtgtgtgtgtgtgtgtgatagagagagagagattgctagtttacaaaaattgatttttttgagGAAGAACGAAACTTTTTTCATGTAGGCTTGagtctctttctctctttctctctttctctgttTCAGTGAATGAGGGGtttgatttcttcttttgtGGAGTACATTCCTTTTATGGTTTATATAAGACTTCTAAGGATGATGTGTTGTCTTGGTCTGTTTCTTGTTTGGGCAAAAATAGTGTTATTGGTGCGAACTcaagttgaaaaaaaagaaggaaatttTAGTTAGGAAAAAGCCTTTTGTTTgcataatattaaaatcagtgccaatttcttgaatttgagATCAATATTTGCCAACAAGAGTAAtgtgttgtgttttttttatcttaagaATGGGAGAAAAAATGAATCTTGACAGAGATTCTTTCATTAAATGTTTACTAGTTTTGCTACTCACATTCTTGATTTAGGTGGTTTTGTAGTTTGAGTTTGTTGACAGTGTTGAGTGATGCAGGTCATGGCTAATTGATGGTCGAAGTCTCGCGAGG
The sequence above is a segment of the Salvia hispanica cultivar TCC Black 2014 unplaced genomic scaffold, UniMelb_Shisp_WGS_1.0 HiC_scaffold_668, whole genome shotgun sequence genome. Coding sequences within it:
- the LOC125199769 gene encoding uncharacterized protein LOC125199769, producing the protein MSSGSDSGDEVINRVVQRVLARAARSREEVNQEAVPRPIRRRQSDDRDHTKAHNSLYADYFVEDPRWGPTVFRRRFQMRKELFLRIVNGLSVRYPDFQQRWDTTNKPGLSPLQKCTTAIRQLAYGGIGCVDMFDEYLHVAGITGRDCMTKFCKGVIQTFGPTYLRKPTAQDCQFLLNLHGRVNGFPDMLGSVDCMHWLGRTVRPLGEANLRPGSRAHSQPSFWKLLPTSGYGFGMRTS
- the LOC125199768 gene encoding cyclin-B1-2-like; the protein is MDPARTIPLEGRTDDLLRFGIHGVKSDIIEPHPLQSARRSAKQTQDEMKKKILSNTYGAAFPMKMEMDRQILSKFQRPPGAVPSSFVGLEAFTGTMEEFGFEDYLNDPRESESFRPVDMHHGMEVRLGLSKGPPCPSFM